The DNA region TTGTTTTTCCCGAGGCGGTTTCGCCTATGAACATTATATTGTATTTGTTCTCAATCAGCATTGAGAGGTATGCAAATGCCTCTGGAGATGCAGTGTGGTTTCTTATCATGTCTACTGGTGTGAGGGGCTTTGTGGTGAATTTCCTGATTGTGAAAGTTGGGCCTCTTGTTGTTATGTCCTTTGCGTATGTGGCGTTTACCCTTGAGCCGTCAGGAAGGGCTCCGTCAAGGAGGGGCTTTGCATATGAGATGTACTTGTCGCATTTCTGCGCAAGCTTTTCCACAAAATTCATCAGCTCATCATTTGTCCGGAATATCACATTTGTCCTGAGGTTCTCATATTTCCTGTGCACTATGTAGATTGGGAACCCAACTCCGTTGCATTCTATGTCTTCTATGTAATAGTCGTTGAGAAGGGGCTCAATCTGGTTCATTCCTATTGAATTTCTGTAAACATAATACATTATCTTCTTGTAGCTTTTTTCAGAGAGCTTTGCGCCAAGCTCTGAAAGTATGGACTGAACATTCTTTTCAAGGTAGTCTATTACTGCATGGGCATTTTTTATCTTTGCAAGGCTGACATTGATTGTTTCCTCCAAGCCCGTCATTATGAGCTTCAGAAGCTCCTTTTCAGTTTCAGAGAGGGTGTATTCCTCAACATCATAAACAAGCTCCTTCTTGTTGCTGTCCCAGAATATGTGGGCGAATGCGTAAGGGGATATGAGAGGGTATCTTATATCAATCCCGTCTATGTTCCTGAATTCTGGAAGCACAATAAGCCTTGGCTTGATGTCTATCTCAAATTTTATCTTCTCTGGAGGCAATAAGGCTTCAGTTTCTTTTCTGGGAATTTTTGCTTCATTGCTTTTCTGCGCAGGATTATTCCTGTTTGCAGCCATTCCTATCCTTGAAAAAAAGGGTATTTTCATTTTCACCATCTTTCTCCCGTGTTCATTTTTCCCTGAGGTTGATTGCCTTCACCTTCAAAAAATCAGCGCCTGATTCGAGGCTCAGCTCAAGGGTGTAGTTGTAGCTTGATGAGTTTATTTCAGCGCGTATGACTCCTGCGCTGAGGTAATCCCCGCTTTCAATCAGCGTGGTTTTCCCTGTTCCTATTTCTGAGGAAGGTTCTCCTGCTATTGTGAATGTGAAGACTCCTTCTGCAGTGCTGTTCTTGTCATTAAGCTCTATGTAATTTATCAGAGCAGATGTGTTTATCTGCGATGTGCAGTTTTCAGCGCTCTTATTTATCATCCCGAACTGCGTTATGTTAACCTTTATCCTTGAGTTCTCAAGTATGTAATGGCAGCTATCAGATGATTCGTGCGCGCTGACTGTGTCCTCTGGGCTGAGCCCGAGTATAATCATATTTCCGAGGCTCTGCTTTGAGCGAGGCTCAAAGAGCTTTGAGTCTGTTTCTATCTTCCACCTTACCATATTGTCCTCTACATAGAGAGTGCCTTTTTCTATGTCAATTGGAACAACCCTCTGCGAGCCCGGCCCTCCTTCTGAAACCTCCACAATGTACTTGTCAAGCACAAGCATTGAGTCCTTTGTCTTTGAGAATGCTGTTCTGTCCCGAAGGCTGTTCATTATGGGAGTGCCTGCCTGAAGCAGCACAACCATTGCAACCACAGTTATCAGGATGTAGAGCACTGCTGAGACCCATACCTGCCCTCTTCTCTTTCTTGTTCCGATTCCCGCTTTTCCTTTCATGGCATTTCAAATGTTTTCCAGTTCTGCTTTTCGCATCCTTTTGGGGACACTGAAAAGTTCCTTTCGGCAATAAATCCCTGAATTGAA from Candidatus Woesearchaeota archaeon includes:
- a CDS encoding type II/IV secretion system ATPase subunit, encoding MKIPFFSRIGMAANRNNPAQKSNEAKIPRKETEALLPPEKIKFEIDIKPRLIVLPEFRNIDGIDIRYPLISPYAFAHIFWDSNKKELVYDVEEYTLSETEKELLKLIMTGLEETINVSLAKIKNAHAVIDYLEKNVQSILSELGAKLSEKSYKKIMYYVYRNSIGMNQIEPLLNDYYIEDIECNGVGFPIYIVHRKYENLRTNVIFRTNDELMNFVEKLAQKCDKYISYAKPLLDGALPDGSRVNATYAKDITTRGPTFTIRKFTTKPLTPVDMIRNHTASPEAFAYLSMLIENKYNIMFIGETASGKTTFLNSVMNFIPSEARICSIEDTRELNLNHSNWIPAVSRVGVGMRGASEEAYGEVSMFELLRETFRQNPDYVIVGEVRGTETFVLFQGMASGHPSYSTFHAGSVESLVKRLQTPPINLPASLIESLDVVCMLTHIKEPEKNIRRLIGIKEIKNVKEQAGVVEANDFLTWDPFTDSFVLSENSYMFEKISKKRGVSVENLYLEMGRRSALFRKISEQKGMDYKEFERLVNSYYKNPKAVLKKYGITG